A window of Pseudomonas alcaliphila JAB1 genomic DNA:
GTGGTGATCTGGGCCACACTGGACATAAGTCTGGGGCGTGCGGCGATCAAGTCCTTTGTAGTGGAGAAGGGCACGCCGGGGATGACGGTTACACGTCTGGAGAAGAAGCTGGGGATAAAGGCATCCGATACGGCTTCGATCAGCCTCAGCGATTGTCGGGTGCCGGCGGCCAACCTCTTGGGCAACGCCGAGATCGACGTCCAGAAGGGCTTTGCCGGGGTGATGGAAACCTTCGACAACACCCGACCGCTGGTCGCCGGCATGGCGGTCGGCGTGGCGCGCGCGGCGCTGGAGCGTACCCGTGAGTTGCTGCTCAAGGCAGGTTGTCGCTTTGATTACGCCAAGCCGCTGCTGGCCGTCACTCATGCCGAGGCCACACTGTATCGCCTTGAGGCGGAATGGGAGGCCGCGCGTCTGTTGACGTTGAAGGCTGCCTGGATGGCTGACAACAAGTTGCCCAACTCGAAAGAGGCCTCGATGGCCAAGGCCAAGGCCGGACGTGTGGCCAGCGAGGTGACGCTCAAGTGCGTGGAGCTGGCCGGTGCGCTGGGCTACGGTGAGGATGAGTTGCTGGAGAAGTGGGCGCGCGATTCGAAGATTCTCGATATCTTCGAAGGCACCCAGCAGATTCAGTTGCTGATCGTCGCCCGGCGCCTGCTGGGCAAGAGTTCCAGCGAGCTCAAGTAATCAAGGTAATCCAATCCGTCGCGAGCTTGTTGCACGTGGCGCATCCTACAAGAAAAAGCCCGCATCTGCGGGCTTTTTCTTAGAAGCGGAAGACTTCCGTATCGATCTTGATCGGTTCCGCCACCGGAATCTTCGGCCCGGAAGCGGCTGGGTCCTGCGGTTTGGCTTTGGCCACTGGAGGCTTCTTGCGCGGCGGCTCGGGAGTAGGCTCGGCTGCAGCGATGGGTTGAATGGCCACAGCCAGTTCAGCCGCCAGACGTTGCAGCAAGACACTCTGCGCCTTGACCTGTTCGGCCATGGGCCCACCGTGCGCTTCTTCCAAACGAATCAGTCGGCTGTCGCGCAGTTGTCCGCGGCGGTCGAGCAGGCGCCACTGAGCTTCCAGCACGGCAGGTTGAGTCGGGCCGGAATCCAGGCGGGTAATGGTCAGCATGACCTGAGCATCGGCACTGAAGCCTGGTGCCGCCGGGGCTAGAACCAGGCGCTGGCTATCCAGGCGCCAGGCCAACTGGCGCAGCATCTGCTGGTCGATATCGTTGGCCAGGCCGCTGGCCCAGCGGGCATCATGCGCGGCCACCAGGCTGCCATCGGCCTGACGTTGCAGCAGATTTTGCTGGCGCAGGTAATCGGCCACGCTGATCGGGCCGACCAGTACGGTCACACCGTTGTCCTGGGTCGGCGTTACGGCGCTGCCGCTATCGAGTTGGTAAAGAGGAACCGGCTTCTGCTGCAGCAGACTGCAACCACTCAATACGAGCAGCGTGGTCAGAAGCAGAGCCACAGGGCGTACTACAGTCATCATTAATTCCAGGCAGCCGCTTCTGGGGCAGCTGCATATCGATCCCATATCATGCTGTGGGGTCATTTGCGCATGACCCAGGGCGCGTATCATCCGTCAAACCGCGCTACGACTCCAGCCTTGCCTGCTGGCTGGTAGCGCGGATATCCCGGACGAACGGGGCGTGTTGCCGACGCTATTCCACCAGCAGCTGGTCGACGCGCTGGAAGCCTCGCGGCAGCTTGTTACCGCGGCGGCCGCGCTCGCCCTTGTAGTGCTCGAGGTCGTCGGCTTTGAGTGTCAGGGTACGCTTCCCTGCCTGCAAAACCAAACTGGCGCCGCTGGGCAGTACGGCCAGATCGGTCAGATATTCCTCACGCGAGGCTACGCGCTCGCCGGGAATGCCGATGATCTTGTTGCCCTTGCCTTTACCCAGTTGCGGCAGATCGGTGACCTTGAACAGCAGCAGACGACCTTCTGTCGTCACCGCGGCCAACCAGTCGTCTTCCAGGTTACTGACTGGCTTGGGTGCGACCACCTTGGCGCCGTTGGGCAGGGTCAGCAGCGCCTTGCCCGCCTTGTTCTTGGCCTGCAGATCCTCGCCCTTGACCACGAAACCGTAACCGGCATCGGAGGCGATCACGTACAGCGCACTGTCCTCCGGCAGCATCACGCATTCGAAGGTCGCACCCGGAGGCGGTGT
This region includes:
- a CDS encoding ABC-type transport auxiliary lipoprotein family protein yields the protein MMTVVRPVALLLTTLLVLSGCSLLQQKPVPLYQLDSGSAVTPTQDNGVTVLVGPISVADYLRQQNLLQRQADGSLVAAHDARWASGLANDIDQQMLRQLAWRLDSQRLVLAPAAPGFSADAQVMLTITRLDSGPTQPAVLEAQWRLLDRRGQLRDSRLIRLEEAHGGPMAEQVKAQSVLLQRLAAELAVAIQPIAAAEPTPEPPRKKPPVAKAKPQDPAASGPKIPVAEPIKIDTEVFRF
- a CDS encoding acyl-CoA dehydrogenase family protein, which codes for MNLETPKKFRGLQQQAQLVAKHYFRPISRKYDKVEHAYPKELDLLAALLDGMNEGSPDAVGAGSASKRGAAREQQAGIKNAGNMAALLGVIELCWGDVGLLLAMPRQGLGNAAIAAVANDEQLARFGKTWAAMAITEPGCGSDSAAIRTTAVKDGDHYILNGEKIFVTSGERADAVVIWATLDISLGRAAIKSFVVEKGTPGMTVTRLEKKLGIKASDTASISLSDCRVPAANLLGNAEIDVQKGFAGVMETFDNTRPLVAGMAVGVARAALERTRELLLKAGCRFDYAKPLLAVTHAEATLYRLEAEWEAARLLTLKAAWMADNKLPNSKEASMAKAKAGRVASEVTLKCVELAGALGYGEDELLEKWARDSKILDIFEGTQQIQLLIVARRLLGKSSSELK